GATCATTgctaaatatatgaaaatacgTGCAcattaaacgataaataaaaataatttgatatgacttaactatagtaaaaataattatatttcagtttgaatttgaaagaatatatgcaACTTATAATATACTTACAACATGAGTAACTCGACTAATCTAACTTATATCTAATAGCATAGATTAAACtacaataagaatatataattttatggtaataattaattttataaatataaattataggatgattcaaaagatattatcatcgttatattaatttatttaatgtgaaatccgaaattttagtttttcttttatttcattttaagcacaatatatcttaatttataaataatcatcctaaaatatatttacatatataagacaaccaaccaaccaacctaaatgcaaataagaaaattaatcaaaattttaatatatttagaataaaaatattataattgaattCAATGAAATAAATGTAAACTAATATAtccagtgttctaaaaatcggtctagACGGCGCCTAGACGTCCGCTTAATCGGAAAATCGGATATGAGCGAAACGTTTTTTTCAACCCGATTTTCTTAAAAATCGGTCTAGGCGTTAAAAAAATCGACCTAGGAACCCGCCTAAACAATAATTTTCAGTTAGACGCTTAATCTCCGTCTAacgatttttagaacattgagaaaatccaaatgataactaaatcgactgaaaaaacaacaaaactgacaatatataaaatatctaaaatcatatgtctaattaaagtaatataatattattaaaataaattatgaatataattataaattaatataaaattaaaagtaaatagcaattagttattatagtatatttattttataaatatttatacccgtgcatgagcacggaaaaatcacctagtacGTACGTACAACATGAACTCGTTGCCGTCTTAACCTAGCAGACCATGGTTGACATCTTAACTCGTTGCCGTCATATATATGTTCGTGCTCAAGGATGTACAGtactatttattaaaaataggtTATATAGTTGAAATTTTAAGCATAGCTTataagtttcttttttaaaaaaaaaggagctTCGCTAGCTTATAATTTGCGATTGCACACGGCAtatacaacaaaacaaaaaaaatggtaTTACAAAAAGTGTTATTACATGGGGAAATATTAAGAAACATAACCAAAAATCAAACTCACTCTGAATCCTCTTCGCTCATATGAATCACATGATGTGCTAGCATCAAATCATATAAAGAGATATGATTCATTAATATGAATCATCAATcgtaatattaaacataaacaTGACACACGTGAAATAAATAACATTAATTTTACATAGCAGCCGGAGCTAGAGCAGGGGCTGAGGATTCGGAGACAGGGCCTGGGGCAGTCTCGGAAACTGGCCCAGGAGCCGCGCCAGAACTGAGCATTTCCAACATCGACCGGTGTGGATTTTTCCGTTGAGCATCACATAGATCAGGTAAAAATGCACCTGCATGTCCCATTGGTACGTTACGTCAAGTTTACACTTTACATCACTGATTTAAGGGTTTAATAAAGTAGTAATAAGTacataacctttttttttgtcactgagtAATACGTACATAACCATAGGATGCAATAGAGTAACTCTTTATTATTCAAATAATAATTGGGATTTAGACcccaataaaaataataattgggATTATAAGTGCAAGACAAAAATCAAGCTCCTACCGGAATTCCTTGCTTTGACGATAAACaacaccaaaatataaaaatgagttTCATGCATGCACATGATCTAATGGTCGTAGTATGCTTTTTACTGGatgtatttattttcatatattttaatgtgaacatattaattaagtttttgTAAACAAGacccttatttattaaaacaaacatTTATTCAATTCACAAGATTTATATGTGGTAATCACACCAAAAATGTCAACGTACGCGTGAAAGACTTAGGAAAAGATCAGCTCAAGATCGTACCTTCACCGGCGGCAAGATTGAAATAAAGATCAAGAATGTTAGGACAATAGTCCAAACAAGCCGGAGAGCAAAGCTTAGCGGCGAATCCTGCCTCCATCATTGCGTCCGATGAGATCCCTACGGTTTTCCTATCAACACCACAAGCGGCTACACACTCATCGCTCTCCACGTGGTTTACAATTCCTTCAACTTCCACCGCGGAAGTCCGGCAAGTGTATTCTCCGGCGACGTTAGCTGTCTCCAGTAAACATCTTTTCCCGGAAGCAGATATCGAGAACGCGCACATACTAGTGGGTAGATTCTCGCAAATGATTTCTTCCCCTATAATTATAAGAAAGACAAAATCATAATCTgattaagaaaaaatcaaatgttAATACTTCATATGGTTTATCATAAACCGGTCATGTAGTTGGTCAAAATGTGTGAAGTCTATGGTTCTTTATGTGATGTAAAAACTGAAAACTTGTCTCACCAAGAATGATTTTTGAGAAACTAAAATTTGGAATTGATATGaatgaaaagaaatggagaagaTCATATTGAACTTGATCATGAGTTCTAACGATTGGAGACAGTAGATATATGTGTACGTACCTAAAGCGGCATGGAGAAGAGATGAGAGAATGAGAAAAATTGGCAATTTGAGGGAAGAATAAGACATTGCTTCTGGTTTTTTGttgcttctttcttctctttctccctCTTGACTTTTAGGGGTTTAAAGTTTGATGTTGTCAAGGGAATAGAAGGCGTATATTGAAGAAGTTGTTATGGGGTTtgtgagtatatatatatatatacaagatgCTTTAAATGTAGTTCTTTGAaagaatgatttttatttactatttaattattatttaaagaaTGAGTATATATGTCAAGGGAATAGAAGGCGTATATTGAAGAAGTTCTTTAAAGAATgattt
The Raphanus sativus cultivar WK10039 unplaced genomic scaffold, ASM80110v3 Scaffold4270, whole genome shotgun sequence genome window above contains:
- the LOC130507286 gene encoding uncharacterized protein LOC130507286; translation: MSYSSLKLPIFLILSSLLHAALGEEIICENLPTSMCAFSISASGKRCLLETANVAGEYTCRTSAVEVEGIVNHVESDECVAACGVDRKTVGISSDAMMEAGFAAKLCSPACLDYCPNILDLYFNLAAGEGAFLPDLCDAQRKNPHRSMLEMLSSGAAPGPVSETAPGPVSESSAPALAPAAM